TATATGTAGAAGCAACAAatttaaccaaaccaaaaaagaCTTCGACAAATCACTCCATATTTGTCTGTACTCTCTTGGCTCAAGTCAAGTCCAACTTCAAACCAACAGAGATGTCTAATTCCTGTTGAAGTATATGTGCAGATCAAATCGGTCCTTAAAAACTTGCGGTTTAATTTCATCCAGATGTTTgctataataaaaaaacaaagatttgGGTAGGAACATGATTATCAGCCCATTTTAGAAGTTAGCCCAATGATACTGTGTTTTTCCAGCAAATAATCAGATACCTTATACCCAACTGTTTGTTACAAAACCAGAcattatatatagtatttagATAACCAAACTATTAGGTTACATGCACGAGAAAGAAAGTGTTTCCAATGTAAGTATGTAACGTACCATTTCTAAGTAACTAGTCCTCACAGAGACCAGTTTCATTTTGGTCACAATTTATTCAATGTAACGTACCATTTTAATCTAAACTATGACATATTTTTATTACACCAAACTGAAATTTATTATTGCTATATATTTTTGCTATATTTGCCGTTAACATGGCTTCAGAAGACAAGTTAAAAATGATGGCGAAAACGCACAGATATGAAAAGGCTTTAAAATGGTAAGACAACTTCAAAGCTGTGAGATTGATTCTTTCATACCCAAAAAGTCACTACTACATGCAAAGTTTTATCGGAAAAGTATAGTACAATGTCACTtcttttatagtattttttttttcttgaatccTTGTAGATATACATTGCGTTTTATGAAATTAACTTGTCTTTTACgttcaaattaaataaagatattttcagATGTTAAAATAAGTAAATGATTCATCACTGGTACTTTGAGTTACTGGTTTTGTATATCGAATTAGTTTCATTGTGCCATTAGTTTGATTTCCATTCAcccaagtttaaaaatatttagtctgaATGTCCAACAAATCCTgattaacaaagaaaaagtaaataatgACTTTTTTTAGCAACAGAAATGGTATTGTTTTTTGTTCGCAGTCATCGTAACTCGTGTAGTCAAACGTCGTATTCATAGGTTCCGAATGGTAAAAGCAGATCAAGCggtgcagatcaagcagatcatgcagatcaagcaggacAAGTGCAGATCAAGCGGATCATGCAGGAgaaatgcagatcaagcagaacaaGTTATGTTTCAAAGTTATGAATGGCAAAAGCAGTTCAAAAGTGCAGatcatatatttaaacaataacaaattacaccaaaaatatcaaaacacataataaaaaatacataaacaaaggtaaaataatttaatgattTGCCCATAACATATCAGCAATGTTGTCTCTAATGTTTGTCATATGATCTCCATCAGCCATATTTGTTGTCTCCATGTCATTTATATCACTTTCAGAATCTTCGTTGCTGGTATTTGTATGTCTCATTTCTTCAacaaaatcttcatcaaaataatttgaaattctGATGAAATTATGCAATCCCATTGTAGCAGTAACCACTCTTTTTTGAACTGCGATATCATATCTCGGAAATTCACTCAAAATCCTCCATTTCTTCTTCCAAACTCCAAATGTCCTTTCAATAACGGAACGTAGAGATGCATGACATCGATTAAACAGTTCTTGTTTATTCTTAGGAGGAGGGCCATTGTTGAAATGAGACATGTGATACCTAATAACCCCATTCCGAGAAGATCTATATGGAGCCAAAAAACCTTGCTTATTTGGATACCCAGAATCAGCTACATAATACTTGTCTCCTGGAGGCAAAGGAAAATCAGAATCACCGTCTTGTGTCATCGTGAGAACTGCTGTATCGTGACATGATCCGGGTGCTCCATTCCAAACATATGTAAACAACATATTGAAATCACATATCGCCATGATGTTAAATGATGTCCTATCATGTCGATTCCAGTACATTCCTTGTAGTTCAGGCTTCACTTTAACACATACATGAACTCCATCTACAGCTCCTACAAATCCACTAAAATATGGCCAATATCTTCTGTCCATTTGTAGCCTTTCAGGAATTCGAAGTAGTTCTCGTCTTGTTGGAGTCTTAACATAATTACAAGCAAGTAACTCTGTCGCCCTAAgaacttcaaaaaaatttctattcACTGTCTCTTGTGTCCGTCCAAACCGTAATCCAacatctctttgaacttcattgtGCCCACAAATTCGCAAAAACATTGCCACACTCTCTTCAATGCTAACATTAAGAGTGGGATGTAAACCATATTTTGATTCCAATATGTCACATAAAGATCTGAAAACACCAAGAGACATTCGTAGTAACTGAAGACACGCAGCATCATCTTCTTGTAGTCGACGCCAAATATTTCTCCATCCTAAACCACCATCGGTTTGAGCTGCTCCTCTTTCAAAGAAACGATTGTAATAACTCAATGATGGTTGAATTATTAACTCTTCAAATTGCTCATTTTCTAAATTCCATAACTCAAGTCTTTCATCGTGATTTAGACTATGGGGATTTTGTGATCGCAACTGACATATACGAAAAGCCTGAAAATTTTaaccacaaaataaaaaactaaatcaaTGAGAAATATCCTTATTCAAAAATACAATACATAACAGAcattacaaaagaaaatatgaaacaaaacataacGACAATAAACAAAGCACGAATCTTATTAAGCTAGTTATCCGATGTGGAATCACTTTCTTGTGTTTCATTTAGATTTAGTCCACGTTCAGTTCCCCAGATATTGAATAATCATCCTCGTCGTCGTGGACGTGATGCTTTACTTGTAGAAGCATAATTCGTGAATTCCGGTGAAACACCTCTGATAACATTCTCGGAAACAGGAACTTCTTTTTCATGTGTTGTAGTTTGTACTTCTGTTTCTAGGGAAAATCCATGTTGAACATTTCTCAGAGGAATATATTGTGGAGCATCTTGTGATGATCCCCATCGATGAGTGGTCGGTGATGATCCCCATTGCGGAACAGTAGATGTAGGACCCCATTGTTGAGTACTTGTTGATGAACCCCATTGTTGAAAATTTTGAGGTGCACCCCATTGTGGAACAGGATGTGTACCCCACTGCGGAGCATTTGGCGGTGTACCCCATTGTGGAGCATTTGGCGGTGTACCCCACTGCGGAGCATTTGAAGGTGAACTCCATTGCGGCGCATTTGGCGGTGTTCCCCATTGTGGGGCACTTGGTGGTGTTCCCCATTGTTGGAAACCAGAATTACATTGCCCACAAGTTGGACTGCCAAACTTTTGTCCAGATTCTAACCGCTTTCCCACGAATTCGTTGTCCGGTGTATATCCAGTAAGAGCTTGTAAAAACTTCAACTTATCTTCTGTGGTTCTTTCGGCTCTGTCAACAAAGTACTTGCGCCAaaatctttcttctttaaatGCATGAATGCATGCCCAATAGAAATTGGTGTCATTTGGAAGCTCCATTGATTCGAATATCTTCACCGCAGTATCGAATCCATTGTAATCATCTTCGTCAAAAGAATTTGGACGTAGTTGTTGCAAACTTTGGCGCTGAAACTCTCTAAAACCCGTCATCGTATCTGTCAGAGTTGTCTCGAATGATTGTTTTCTACGACTTCCTTGGGATCCACTCCTGGCAGCGATCCGGGAGGTTCCTGCACCTCTTTGCGAACTACTTCCTTGTCTTAGTCCACTTCGTTGTTGAACTCTAGAAGTAGGAATCTGAAAATGATCAGCAGTTGGTGAAGAATTCTGACGCAAATTCTCACGGGTGAACTGATTTGAATGACGCATTTCATCATCAATATTTACGCGATagacttcttcattttcttgtgTCTCCTGGACCTGAGTGTCTTGCATATCACCGCCATATGTTTCAGTTTCATCATTATTTTGACCATCATTCAGCAACTCTTCTCTTCTTTGGTGCAAAGAGTATTGAGACTGTGATTGGACGTCGTATAATACAAAACATCGTTGCATCACATCCCAAAGCTCCGGTGGTTTTCGTTTAAATGATTTTACAATCCTATCTACCTGTTAATAAGATTATGTAGTTTTTAGCTTACAAATATTATagatatgttattttttaaatatattttggttgTAAGGGATATTTTTTGTACTTACTTCACGATCTTTCCACCATGAATCAGACGCAGATATCACAGATGTCGTAGGATCAACCGAAATACCCGTAGAATTTTTCATTAGATGCTTGtactttttgtattttcttttcagCTGATCAAGTTTTTCTTTGAAGAACCGGTAGTTTACGCTGATATTGTATATTTGGTTGAACTTATGAACGACAAACTCTTTACCAGCGGGTGTAGGATCTTTGAAACGATAATCGCTCATGGAAATCGCTCGATCGTACAATTCAATAAATACTCGTTCTCGGTTAGGATTCCATTTAAAATTGTCTTCCCTCTATAAATTTACACAATTttgaatcattttattttagtatttattaactattctaaaacattaaaaaaatatattatatacttacCCGTGCTGACGTTTCAGTAGGTAGATTTATATCTTCTTCATCAGAAAATGTTGTACTTTGTCGGCGATTTGACGTCATATctacaattttaaaattgtataaataatattagatCGAGCTAATTTGGAACTATCTTTATAAGCAAAACATGAATGTGGATTTTGGTAGATATCAAAGAGCGTCGAAATCAAGAATAGCCCATGATTTCCTAAAATGATTTTCTTATTCTTATATTAAAACGCATATGATtcgatacaacattttaagggTAATTTCTTGGGCTAGTAAATGattgtattttaaaacattttaatcaTAGGAATGGAAAAAGTGCTCAATTAGTttgttgaatattttaaattaatactagAGTTTGCCAACTACATAGCATAAATTAAAGGGGATCTCCAAGTTGATATTTAAATTTAACCATAAAATCTATATTAACAAAAATGGAGATgtttatattgattttataatacaaaatattttttttgtacaaaatcatattaatttatgactgataaatttagaaataatatcttaataataaatgtattactttctaaaaaaataattatagtgtcatctatatttatttattttttattttctgttttacaTTTTATGTGAATTAAAATGTAACACATACCTTTTCCAATTGATACAAGTATAGTATTATACTAATAAGCATTGCATGTATATgttatacattatataaatctttttcacAAGCAAGTAACTGCATGTACGTGAGTTGTGTAAGTATGAGTTTTCCACccaattaatttttcttatgcTCGATGCTTgtctcttttaatttttaaatgattattacaaaaaaatattttgacaattCTTATAGTCTACtgtttctttaaaataaatatggtcatatatatatatatatatatatatatatacgtatgtATAATTCTTATAGTCTActgctttaaaaaatatttatattattattgacataatttttatttttttataacaatgaatatttttaaaatactgtATCAACAGTGTGGCATAATATTAAAGGTGGACATGTttgtagtatttaaaaaaaattatgaaaaataaatagtatGTGATTTCAGTTGATGTAAAACAAGATATGATAAatctaaaacttttattttttttaaaaataatttttcagtttaaaataatgatatcattgatatttttatgttaatttacctaaaaaatttaaaaccacacatttttaaaaaaaaaattaaccatatttttaattttggtaGTTTGTTGAATTTATAAGatttaaatttacaaatttgttttaatttttatagacTACAATAAATTgtctttaaataattaattaaagtaAATTTACCTTTTGGTTCAGAAATGCAAGCCCTCTGGTACGTCTAGTAATAGTTTTATCGCCGAACTCAATTATAATAGTGAACACTGAAGAATAATTGattcaacacaaaaaaaattaatcaacaaATCTAAGAAAGTAATAAAGAGTAGAAAATAGGTAAAACCTAATGCTTGTCTCTTTTAATGTCTTTTGACTCTTGCTCTATGCCATATTTCTCAGCCTTGATTTCCTATTAATCAATAGaaagaaaatttctaaattagCTATAATgaagtgatataaaataaaggaaaaaagtAATGTTGATTTCATAAAAAGGAGAGAAGCATACGTTGATGTCTATTCTCATTCTCAAGAATGAATGAGTGCAATGGTGTGTGTTGATATCTGTCATTTATAGTagatataaacaaatattttaaatttaatttaaattagaaatataCATATTGGTTAGTTAAAAGAAGCATTGCATGTACAGCTCCTATTTCTATGCGGGAAGAAGAACATGCAGGACGCCTGACTTTTATCAcaagaagacaaaaaaattaGTATCCAATGCAGTCCTCCTGCTTTTTAGGTTTATCATACAGAAAAGTGTGAAtggttaaaatatatgaaaataaaaacaggACAGGAGATCTGTGTTTATCATGTGCTCCCATTCAAACACATAGTTACAAGGGACCCTGGTTTTAATGAGAACTGGATTTCGCGGAaggatgtattttaaaaaaaaatacgatattatttgtttttttatgtcCTATTAGGGTTGGACAAATTCGAATTCGAAGAGGCgaaccgatcccaatccgaataaatagtaccaaatccgaaccgaaattgattaaatatctgaattattcaaaattttggtattggAAGAACTGAAACATAATCCGATCTGAACCGAAGTATCCAAactagatttatatacttatatatattaattatttttagatttaatatacataaaaacatccagaatatatatgatacttttaaattcgTCTAAATacgtgaaaatatatacaaataatcaaacgtaaatatctaaaatagttaaaatatactcaaaactacaaaattcttaaataattattaattctctatccaaatatttaaatcaaaccaatttatatgttaagttaggtactctgacatatgttattcaaatttatatgtaatatattgtattgtttatatattttttaaaaattaaagcatataataaatttaatttttttaaaaaataatttaaattggttatccaaatccgaaccgaatcctcaaggatctgaaccgaacacgaaatcccaaacagACCCGAAAACTAACCCGATCGCCCACCcataatcactattatatatcatatatgtgtcatcatatgttacaaaaatatgtgttatcatataattaatcgtattttatatgtaccatcaaataagtaatcttataataataatattttatacgtacaatcatataaataatcacatatattatatttctaaatttatgtgtgaaatataaaaaccataatttaagttggtgtttgaaattgggctttgtattgtatttttcttatatatgttgaaaacatttttataatggttattggaaaatgtgttagtaaaaattaatttttgaatatatgtatatttttgaatgaatttttgatttaaatcaattttaaattattattttgatttgaatatgtatatcaagtaacataagcacattactttttaatataatgtaatggattTCCAAAAATTTTAAGCATAAGtccattatttttttcctaacttactgatatctatgtttccaaacagcattatatttattttttactactATCAATATTGTCAAACAAAAGTTTAAAGaacttctactttaataagatagattgaTATAGCTAACATCCGATTTTTATAGGGTTTTCGTTGTCTATATTTTTCTTGTcatctattattttattaaaaagttgaGGTCCAACCGGACCAAGCCCGACAACATACAACTAAGCCCAAAAAAAGGCCCAAACATCACAAAATATAAAAGCCCATAAGGCTAAACCCAACACCTAACCAACCAATTCGGGCACGTCACACGCACACGTGTTTAATCCTCAACAGCGAGGAAAACACATGTCATCATATCCCTATCCCTTCTCCACTGCCGAAACCAAACGGTGTTTCACCGGAATCCCACCAGGTTCAACGACATCTTCGGAGAGCTTTCGAACGATCAATATCGATATCTCATCAGAGCCATCAAGCCGCCAAACATCGGATTAAAGAAATCTAGAACCACCATCTCGTTTGTCTTCCATGTCTTAGCTTCAATCTCGGAGAGCATCAATCGATCTACTCGAGATCTCATCCTAGAAAGCCAAGCCGACAAGACAACAACACGTAACCAATAACCCCACCTTGGATAGAAAggtcaaaaaaacaaaagccgGCGACGTAAGGCTATGAAAGCCTCCACCCCCCAGAGTCATAAGTCGGCGATAAGAACTGACGAAGCTTTTTCATCCCGGAGTCAAAAAGAAGATATACAAAGcgaacaagaaaagaaaaaatacacaAACTGGACCGATGGTGGCTGTGGGAGCCCACTCCGTCGGCGAGAGACACTGTTTGCGGTGGTGAAAACCTAGAGAGAAGGCAGAGCGTTTTTAGAGAGAAGTTTTTTTATTCGAACGTTACCTAACCGTTTTTTCGTTGTCTATATATTCTTCACATGGTATGAACcgaatttgaaatatttaccACACCGACACGACTATAATGCTATGTACCGCAATGTGGTTAAAGCATTTGAACTCGAACGTATTTGTTTTTTCACTATTTTATAATTCCGATAGAgaaatattcttcttcttttaattaCTACTACTATCTTATAGGGATGAGAAGGAATCGCACGTAAGCCGTAAAGGTATTTCTATTTTCAAAGCCTTCGCCTTCACGAAGTTCGAGTATCACGTAAAGTGGTATATCTGGAAATATAAAACACAGTGCCAAACTGCAAACGAGATGATTCAAGATTTACAAATCTATTTAAGATAGATATGAGGTAATGAGATGTTATGATATAGTGGTATTatagataaatgaaaatctATCCAATACTCCATTTAACATAGTGGCTAATCTCGAAAGAGAAACTTGTGCCACGGTCATTTTTGTCTATCTGAACGCTTTTCAGCAGACCATATAACATAGCGACTAATCCCATTCAGGCTGAATGACTCCATGGCTACCGAGAGGTAATTTCATGATCGTTCTGGAACAAAAACTAAACGCATTTTAGGTTCAACTCTTGATACTCGTACTCccttacaaacaaacaaaaaaaaactagttgcGTGGTATTAGTGCTTActcttttcttgtcttttctatAATGGAGCTGTCATTGAGTTTATGTAAACGGATCTGTCACATTAAATTGAACATGTCGTCTTTTGGTAGTTTTGTAATGAGATTGGTCCCACGAGGTATAGTCctattttcctttcttttctcaAGGTAATCTTGTCGTGTGATTGTTATGCATTGggcaacaaaaaatatatactactaGTATGCATCACTAAATCAATTAATTACTTTcactttatttaaattatagtGTTTCCGGCCGGCGGAGTTGGTTTCCATAGCCACCGTCGGTccggtttctttgttttttctttgtgttttgatATCTCTTGGGTAGGAAAAGGATTCCGGAGGTGGAGGCTTTCTATGCTCTGTGCTGCCGGCTTATGATTCCGGGAGGCGATGGCTTATTCAGCTTCGCTATCGCCGGCTTTGATCTTGGGGTTTTTTGGTTCCTTGTCAATCTATGAATCTGTGTCTCAATCGTTACTCGGCCTCTCGATCTGAAATTGTGCTGCATGATGGTATGTCAGCGATGGAGGATTGATTGTAGGCGTTTTAATCTATGGCGATTTCGTAGATCGGGTGGTGTTTTTCCGGTGGCTCTGGATGAGGTCTTGGGATAGTCTCGATGACACTCTCCATTGGAAAGAGTCAAGGCGGAAAGTTGGGTGAGGTGGCCTCAGACTCCGGTTTGTTCCGGCGAAACTGCTGTTTGTTTCGTCTTTTCCGGCGATGTCTAGGCGTTTGGGTCGCGTTGCAGTGATCAGGTGACACGTAGGCGTCCATTCACTATTGTGGGAAGCGTGGAGAAAGGTGAAGTGGTCGGTTTAGTTGCGATCGGTGGAGCGGTCGGTTTTCGTGGGTTGGATCTAAAACCCACTTTCTTTGTTTTGGCCTTTTGTGTTTGAGCCTTTTTGGCTTATGTATGTGAAGTTTACTGGGTTTAGTCCATTAATAAAATCTAATAgatggaaaaaatatatatatatatatataattgttgaTGTGAAAAATTGTTTGCTTGCTTCGCATAAGaatcaatattttatgttaaccAGGTTTAAGCTGCTGGCTAATAACTAAAACATGGATACATATTGAGTAGCCCAAATTATAATTTGTCCCATTTACAGGATAGCTTATCATATGAtgaatttttttgtgtgttataTTTGACATTATCACAATCAAT
The sequence above is a segment of the Brassica napus cultivar Da-Ae chromosome C7 unlocalized genomic scaffold, Da-Ae chrC07_Random_1, whole genome shotgun sequence genome. Coding sequences within it:
- the LOC125594965 gene encoding uncharacterized protein LOC125594965, which translates into the protein MTSNRRQSTTFSDEEDINLPTETSARREDNFKWNPNRERVFIELYDRAISMSDYRFKDPTPAGKEFVVHKFNQIYNISVNYRFFKEKLDQLKRKYKKYKHLMKNSTGISVDPTTSVISASDSWWKDREVDRIVKSFKRKPPELWDVMQRCFVLYDVQSQSQYSLHQRREELLNDGQNNDETETYGGDMQDTQVQETQENEEVYRVNIDDEMRHSNQFTRENLRQNSSPTADHFQIPTSRVQQRSGLRQGSSSQRGAGTSRIAARSGSQGSRRKQSFETTLTDTMTGFREFQRQSLQQLRPNSFDEDDYNGFDTAVKIFESMELPNDTNFYWACIHAFKEERFWRKYFVDRAERTTEDKLKFLQALTGYTPDNEFVGKRLESGQKFGSPTCGQCNSGFQQWGTPPSAPQWGTPPNAPQWSSPSNAPQWGTPPNAPQWGTPPNAPQWGTHPVPQWGAPQNFQQWGSSTSTQQWGPTSTVPQWGSSPTTHRWGSSQDAPQYIPLRNVQHGFSLETEVQTTTHEKEVPVSENVIRGVSPEFTNYASTSKASRPRRRG